The following are encoded in a window of Aromatoleum petrolei genomic DNA:
- a CDS encoding metallophosphoesterase family protein → MFSILHISDLHRTPNAKISNEELLSALIRDRDSYTRGDNPIRSPDAIVVSGDIVQGVPLKAPNGQATLQAQYDEAEDFLRKLAAELVEGDHSRVIIVPGNHDIDWQLAKQAMQLVEVGDLPANVLGALQEPSSLYRFSWATREVFQIFDTELYGKRLDAFWKFFESFYFEVAGLLRVKTGSDANLYSLHGGRIGVAAFNSCHGNDCFTFHGSIPAKVISQTHLDMRSLGPFELSIAVWHHNLEGPPYRTDYMDIEIVRAMIARGFRVGMYGHQHRAQVSAQSLRLAASETMAILGTGALCAGGADLPSGSNRQYSIIEINDDLCSALVHVREVMASDMFGPASLPSFGRRSSMEVTWDRPTNSLGAPIDTEQRALTTAVEVAERLVKASCHADAVTKLWPLRNQLSGYGRKLLLSAAEAARDWPPLVELTLEPGSIEELVLGVEARIRMGDCAAAKAHVAQYTPRLQLPAHQASELLARIAAEEGLRKK, encoded by the coding sequence GTGTTCTCAATACTTCACATCTCTGACCTTCATCGCACCCCCAATGCGAAGATTTCAAATGAGGAGCTTCTATCGGCGCTCATCCGGGACCGTGACTCCTACACACGGGGCGACAACCCCATTCGCTCGCCCGACGCGATTGTAGTGAGCGGGGATATCGTGCAAGGGGTACCACTGAAGGCGCCGAACGGTCAGGCAACTTTGCAGGCACAGTATGACGAGGCCGAGGACTTCCTGCGAAAACTCGCCGCGGAATTGGTCGAGGGCGATCACTCCCGGGTCATCATCGTTCCCGGAAACCACGACATAGATTGGCAGCTAGCAAAACAAGCAATGCAGTTGGTTGAGGTGGGCGATTTACCGGCGAATGTGCTTGGTGCTTTGCAGGAACCGAGCAGCCTATATCGCTTCTCGTGGGCCACGAGGGAGGTGTTCCAAATCTTCGATACCGAACTCTATGGCAAGCGGCTAGACGCTTTCTGGAAGTTCTTTGAGTCGTTCTATTTCGAGGTTGCCGGGTTGCTTCGGGTTAAGACCGGAAGCGACGCCAATCTGTACTCATTGCATGGTGGGCGGATTGGTGTGGCGGCATTCAATTCTTGCCACGGCAACGACTGCTTTACCTTTCACGGCTCTATTCCTGCCAAGGTGATTTCGCAGACGCATCTCGATATGCGTAGTCTTGGACCCTTTGAGCTTTCCATCGCAGTGTGGCACCACAATCTAGAGGGTCCTCCTTACAGAACGGACTATATGGACATCGAGATTGTCCGCGCAATGATCGCCCGCGGCTTTCGGGTGGGGATGTACGGCCACCAACACCGTGCTCAAGTGTCCGCGCAGTCCTTGCGACTCGCAGCGTCGGAGACTATGGCAATTCTTGGGACTGGTGCCTTGTGCGCCGGAGGGGCGGATCTACCGAGCGGCAGTAATCGGCAATACAGCATCATCGAAATCAACGACGACCTTTGCAGTGCTCTAGTGCACGTACGTGAAGTCATGGCGTCCGACATGTTCGGGCCTGCCTCGCTGCCGTCGTTTGGCCGCCGCAGCTCCATGGAAGTCACCTGGGACCGGCCAACGAACTCCCTTGGAGCGCCGATTGATACCGAGCAAAGGGCTCTCACAACCGCTGTCGAAGTAGCCGAGCGGCTTGTGAAGGCATCATGTCATGCTGATGCTGTGACCAAACTTTGGCCTCTACGCAATCAGCTTTCAGGGTATGGCCGCAAGCTCTTGCTCTCCGCCGCCGAAGCCGCCCGCGACTGGCCCCCTCTCGTCGAACTGACACTTGAGCCGGGCAGCATCGAAGAATTGGTCCTTGGCGTTGAGGCGCGAATTCGTATGGGTGATTGTGCAGCCGCCAAAGCACATGTAGCCCAATACACACCCCGCCTCCAACTTCCTGCGCATCAGGCGAGTGAGTTATTGGCCCGTATCGCTGCAGAAGAAGGGTTGAGAAAGAAATGA
- a CDS encoding ATP-binding protein gives MNAQAIDKIVFEVDISKMIELLAAQIYPSPLALLRENIQNSFDAILQRLHAGDIFEPLIDVTITPQEITITDNGKGMSVAELRNNFWKAGSSSKNTPEAQAAGVVGTFGIGAMANFGIASSLSVETESIQTRERTVCSAEKAKLSVTEECITFQSLEPAGQFGTTIRASIARGSEVDVHGATEYIREFVKYLRFPVRVNGVIVSLSDMSSAVPSFAQAWKSSGGGISFGHGVTGDFELEVAGTGETRIALSNVTVDSVPVEGRVILRENAGSIMTYRNAFGLATAAVASRYNFGGVADFLFFKPTAGREALTTGSVAMLQRILGPLDEFVSLELAKRPEANQNANFIAWVHAHRRYELCGFMRARIEPGDSETLDNLKKRSLIKPLLVYAGNDQSIINLGSDEQPMVILARQTARRDCEYQYLTQFCSIEEISNEPKVLSVVPESEYSLSESALAFRLSTIVSSDYFVSTDIRFGELSHGLPVLVQDKLKPVQIVLQRSSPSLQMMKRVYEKEYGAFEHMVKDFVRNIIFPKISSLVPSATRQGAEAFLNTIQRNREVFEYEYDDVESLTKVWNDYIDGKITQPQAAARVNAMAKRSRQVIDAAAAGPIAEVVPDVIENEQVIPGERGNLDAQPPIERLDIETPRKLLTIGAREPALRGYRCFLALTERIRDERGDFFLQPHRTSIVWGGQKALFIFEHHSGDFGLYYEIQTMLPVSTVSGGGAVETCTIVMKNRIFIPIPTHLESSFVPESGEKKRLDVRCELLYIDRK, from the coding sequence ATGAACGCACAGGCAATCGACAAAATCGTCTTTGAGGTCGACATCAGCAAGATGATCGAACTCCTAGCTGCACAAATTTATCCATCCCCTTTAGCTCTGCTGCGAGAAAACATCCAGAACTCGTTTGATGCCATTTTGCAGCGACTGCACGCGGGCGACATTTTCGAGCCGCTCATTGATGTCACGATTACACCGCAAGAAATCACGATCACCGATAACGGGAAGGGGATGTCAGTTGCTGAGCTTAGAAACAATTTTTGGAAGGCTGGATCGAGCAGCAAGAATACCCCGGAGGCTCAGGCGGCAGGTGTCGTTGGGACTTTTGGCATCGGTGCGATGGCGAACTTTGGAATCGCGAGTTCACTGTCGGTTGAGACCGAGAGCATCCAGACACGCGAACGAACGGTTTGCTCGGCGGAGAAGGCGAAGCTATCTGTGACTGAGGAATGCATAACATTCCAATCACTTGAGCCTGCTGGTCAATTCGGCACGACGATTCGCGCTAGCATCGCAAGAGGCTCAGAGGTCGATGTGCATGGTGCGACTGAATACATCCGCGAATTCGTTAAATACTTGCGGTTTCCTGTAAGGGTAAACGGGGTTATCGTAAGCCTCAGCGATATGAGTAGCGCAGTCCCTAGCTTCGCGCAGGCTTGGAAAAGCAGCGGAGGCGGGATCTCATTCGGACATGGCGTCACCGGCGATTTTGAACTGGAGGTGGCCGGGACTGGTGAGACCCGAATTGCGCTATCCAACGTTACAGTTGATTCGGTTCCCGTAGAAGGGCGCGTTATCCTCCGCGAAAACGCGGGGAGCATCATGACCTATCGTAACGCGTTTGGCCTAGCGACTGCAGCGGTAGCGAGCCGATACAACTTTGGTGGCGTCGCGGACTTTCTGTTTTTTAAGCCGACTGCAGGAAGAGAAGCCTTGACCACAGGAAGTGTCGCAATGCTCCAGAGAATTCTGGGGCCTCTTGATGAGTTCGTCTCTTTAGAATTGGCGAAGAGGCCGGAAGCCAACCAAAATGCGAACTTTATTGCGTGGGTTCACGCACATCGCCGCTATGAGTTGTGCGGCTTCATGCGGGCTCGCATTGAGCCAGGAGATTCTGAGACTCTTGATAATTTGAAGAAGCGCTCGCTCATAAAGCCTCTTCTTGTGTATGCGGGCAATGATCAGTCAATCATTAACCTGGGCTCCGATGAACAGCCAATGGTCATCCTTGCGCGGCAAACCGCCCGTCGAGATTGTGAGTACCAATATCTCACACAATTTTGCTCGATCGAAGAGATTAGCAATGAGCCGAAAGTTCTGAGTGTCGTCCCCGAAAGTGAATACTCGTTGTCGGAATCCGCTTTGGCGTTTCGCCTCTCGACAATAGTATCGAGCGACTATTTTGTCTCAACCGACATCCGCTTCGGAGAACTCTCTCACGGTTTACCAGTCCTTGTGCAGGACAAGTTAAAGCCTGTGCAAATCGTTCTTCAACGTTCCAGCCCATCACTTCAGATGATGAAGCGGGTATATGAGAAGGAATATGGTGCTTTCGAGCATATGGTGAAGGACTTTGTTCGCAATATCATTTTTCCTAAGATTTCGTCTCTCGTTCCAAGCGCCACTCGTCAGGGAGCTGAAGCCTTCCTAAACACTATTCAACGCAACCGAGAGGTATTCGAATACGAGTACGATGATGTCGAAAGCTTGACGAAGGTTTGGAACGACTACATTGATGGCAAGATCACCCAGCCCCAGGCAGCGGCGCGCGTTAATGCGATGGCCAAGCGTAGCCGTCAGGTTATTGATGCCGCCGCCGCTGGCCCTATCGCCGAGGTAGTGCCAGATGTTATCGAGAACGAGCAGGTTATACCTGGCGAAAGAGGCAATCTAGATGCTCAGCCACCAATTGAGCGTCTCGATATCGAGACTCCTCGCAAGCTTCTGACTATTGGGGCGAGAGAACCTGCACTGCGAGGCTATCGATGCTTTCTCGCACTGACGGAAAGGATTCGTGACGAGCGGGGAGATTTCTTCCTCCAGCCGCATCGCACCTCGATCGTCTGGGGAGGACAAAAGGCACTCTTCATTTTTGAGCACCACTCAGGGGATTTCGGGCTTTACTATGAGATTCAGACGATGCTTCCGGTGAGTACCGTGTCAGGTGGAGGCGCTGTTGAAACTTGCACAATTGTCATGAAGAACCGGATATTCATTCCGATACCAACTCACCTTGAGAGCAGCTTCGTTCCAGAGTCAGGTGAGAAAAAACGCTTGGATGTACGATGCGAGTTGCTGTACATCGATAGAAAATAA
- a CDS encoding tyrosine-type recombinase/integrase gives MTDLVRLGAVAPLELVRLHNDLDGSAGANRAVGIRPQIAAQNDIEAIKAWLARFADTRTTFDSYRKEAERLLLWAVTELGKPLSALTHEDLLMYQRFLGDPQPAERWVMKAGRKWSRFDPEWRPFAGPLSPTSQRQAIVILNTLFSWLVNAGYLAGNPLSLSRQRQRKAKPRIIRFLDEELWTEVKATIEAMPRETDRERAHYFRVRWLFSLLYLCGLRISEVTANTMGGFFARRDRDGEERWWLEVTGKGDKTRIVPATNELTVELARYRRENGLTSFPLSGEPTPLLLPIGGRQRSLTRSAVHLIVKEVFERAAQRLEARGAEFCSRAQLLRSGSAHWLRHTAGSNMADSDMDLRFVRDNLGHESISTTSKYLHSEDDQRHQATERKHRIGW, from the coding sequence ATGACCGACCTAGTACGGCTTGGCGCCGTTGCGCCGCTCGAACTTGTCCGACTTCATAACGATCTCGACGGCAGCGCCGGCGCCAACCGCGCCGTCGGCATCCGGCCGCAGATTGCCGCGCAGAACGATATCGAGGCGATCAAGGCGTGGCTCGCGCGCTTCGCCGATACGCGCACGACCTTCGATAGTTACCGCAAGGAAGCGGAACGGCTCCTGCTGTGGGCCGTGACGGAGCTTGGTAAGCCTCTCTCCGCCCTCACCCACGAAGACCTCCTGATGTACCAGCGATTTCTGGGCGATCCGCAACCGGCTGAACGCTGGGTCATGAAGGCGGGCCGCAAATGGTCGCGCTTCGACCCCGAGTGGCGTCCCTTTGCCGGACCGCTGTCGCCTACGAGCCAGCGCCAGGCGATTGTGATCCTCAATACGCTGTTTTCGTGGCTCGTGAATGCCGGTTATCTCGCCGGCAATCCCCTATCGCTATCCCGTCAGCGCCAGCGCAAAGCCAAGCCGCGCATCATCCGTTTCCTTGATGAGGAGCTCTGGACCGAGGTCAAAGCCACGATCGAAGCGATGCCGCGTGAGACGGATCGCGAACGCGCGCACTACTTCCGGGTTCGATGGCTCTTCAGCTTGCTCTATCTGTGTGGCCTCCGGATCTCGGAGGTGACCGCAAATACCATGGGCGGATTCTTTGCACGGCGGGACCGGGATGGCGAGGAGCGCTGGTGGCTCGAAGTGACCGGCAAGGGCGACAAGACGCGGATCGTGCCCGCGACCAACGAGTTGACGGTGGAACTGGCGCGCTATCGTCGCGAAAACGGCCTGACGTCGTTTCCGCTTTCGGGCGAGCCCACTCCCCTCCTCCTCCCCATCGGTGGACGACAACGATCACTGACGCGGAGCGCCGTCCATCTGATTGTGAAGGAGGTTTTTGAGCGGGCAGCCCAGCGTCTTGAGGCACGCGGTGCGGAGTTTTGCTCGCGCGCTCAACTCCTCCGCTCAGGATCGGCGCATTGGCTGAGGCACACCGCCGGTTCGAACATGGCCGACAGCGACATGGACCTGCGGTTTGTGCGGGACAATTTGGGCCACGAGTCCATCTCGACAACTAGCAAGTATCTCCATTCCGAGGATGACCAGCGCCACCAGGCCACCGAACGCAAGCATCGGATCGGCTGGTAG
- a CDS encoding DNA-binding protein, giving the protein MNIESEIREAIDALRDTTANTQELYREACALLFFRYGITPTANKLYHFVRKGSMSAPAEALARFWEELREKSRVRIEHPDLPDTLKAAAGELVGRLWNDAQAAAQEDLSAFRQEADARVAAAEAATLRLEHDRQAANDELEHLHEALDGASERNLSLERAVAAERAEKEALARELSEARQQHQALEVELSAARKDFASELEKLRAALRRAEDRYEAAEKRALLEIDRERTATAKMQKELTQMRLANADLVQRQHDELGALQRELGDIRQNLGAAEGSLMKMKEVAGQHIAQIDAMRGQLSQRTTEAALLRRELELRDEKIKTMAQQMRPAPEPGDARPSPKPKARKRKPSSPVAVAGAVTTTPPPKAR; this is encoded by the coding sequence ATGAACATCGAAAGCGAAATCCGTGAGGCCATCGACGCGCTGCGCGACACGACGGCGAACACCCAAGAGCTGTATCGAGAGGCTTGCGCGCTTTTGTTCTTCCGCTACGGCATCACGCCGACCGCCAACAAGCTCTATCACTTCGTCAGAAAAGGGAGCATGTCTGCGCCGGCGGAAGCCTTGGCGCGTTTCTGGGAGGAGTTGCGAGAGAAGAGCCGGGTCCGCATCGAACACCCTGACCTTCCCGACACACTGAAAGCGGCGGCCGGGGAGTTGGTCGGCCGCCTATGGAACGATGCCCAAGCGGCTGCACAGGAAGATCTGAGCGCCTTCCGACAGGAGGCCGACGCTCGCGTTGCCGCGGCCGAGGCTGCAACGCTGCGCCTCGAGCACGACCGGCAGGCTGCCAACGACGAGCTCGAGCATCTGCACGAGGCGTTGGATGGGGCTTCGGAGCGCAACCTTTCACTGGAGCGCGCTGTGGCAGCGGAGCGCGCGGAAAAGGAGGCGCTTGCCCGGGAGCTTTCGGAAGCACGGCAACAGCACCAGGCGCTCGAAGTGGAATTGTCCGCGGCACGCAAGGACTTTGCGTCCGAGCTCGAAAAGCTGCGCGCTGCCTTGCGGCGTGCGGAGGATCGCTACGAAGCGGCCGAGAAGCGGGCTCTGCTGGAAATCGACCGCGAGCGCACGGCCACAGCGAAGATGCAGAAGGAACTGACTCAAATGCGGCTGGCGAATGCGGATCTCGTTCAACGGCAGCACGACGAACTCGGTGCCCTCCAACGCGAGTTGGGAGACATCCGTCAAAACCTGGGAGCCGCAGAAGGCAGTCTCATGAAGATGAAGGAGGTCGCGGGGCAGCACATCGCACAGATCGACGCAATGCGCGGGCAGCTTTCACAGCGAACAACCGAGGCTGCGCTCCTGCGGCGCGAGTTAGAGCTCCGTGACGAGAAGATCAAGACTATGGCGCAGCAAATGCGGCCCGCGCCAGAACCGGGCGATGCACGCCCCAGCCCGAAGCCGAAGGCGCGAAAGCGGAAACCCTCGTCGCCGGTTGCAGTTGCGGGTGCTGTAACCACAACACCGCCCCCGAAAGCTCGCTAG
- a CDS encoding type II toxin-antitoxin system RelE/ParE family toxin, which translates to MNYQVVFSPEAEEQLAELYRYIAAAASPEVAARYTEAIVSYCESLRTFPQRGTRRDDVRPGLRITHYRKRAVIAFDVAADLVSIIGVFYGGQDYEAILHDDLDDNSTGGK; encoded by the coding sequence ATGAACTATCAGGTCGTTTTCTCCCCCGAGGCCGAAGAGCAGCTTGCCGAGCTGTACCGCTACATCGCGGCGGCCGCCTCGCCTGAAGTTGCCGCGCGCTACACCGAGGCAATCGTCTCCTACTGCGAAAGCCTGCGCACATTTCCGCAGCGCGGCACCAGGCGCGACGATGTGCGGCCCGGCCTTCGCATCACGCACTACAGAAAGCGCGCCGTGATCGCCTTCGACGTCGCCGCCGATCTGGTTTCCATCATCGGCGTGTTCTACGGCGGCCAGGATTACGAAGCGATCCTGCACGACGATCTGGACGACAACAGCACGGGCGGTAAGTGA
- a CDS encoding ribbon-helix-helix domain-containing protein gives MRTTQQMSITLPNDMADVVKAKVRTGEYASESEVIRDGLRALMARDRAVEAWLHNEVGPAYDALKADPTRAVTADQVRARLAAEHAKAR, from the coding sequence ATGCGAACCACCCAGCAAATGAGCATCACCCTACCCAATGACATGGCGGACGTGGTGAAGGCGAAGGTGCGAACTGGCGAGTACGCCAGCGAAAGCGAAGTGATCCGGGATGGCCTGCGGGCGCTGATGGCGCGTGATCGTGCCGTCGAAGCCTGGCTTCACAACGAGGTCGGTCCGGCCTATGACGCCCTGAAAGCCGATCCCACCCGCGCCGTCACCGCCGACCAGGTGCGTGCCCGCCTCGCGGCCGAACACGCGAAGGCGCGATGA
- a CDS encoding DUF6351 family protein, whose translation MLGQVGPSEPLFAGPNQYPFICDTASSGLGQPLADNTAGTGTPVVSAADAAGDRPTARAFSKDCLAPTKAWYFYKPVGEKHFARWNGQSEEVDTVTINGARVPFIVRVEIGTINRFIYLIAAIKGAREFIDSPAADRWNRRLIYQFYGGVGIGHRQGRANVKAVLDDRRDQLAQGYAVVASTGTTSRNHFDIWLAEDTALRVKRQFVALYGEPAYTVGVGASGGAIQQYLLAQNRPGLIDAAIAQYSYPDMITQTIPVFDCELLEYYFDVTDRDNRTWRKAENRRWIEGFNASNRHESSGGLMRIQVASRVAFMMRGETVHDRKGETECVVGWRGLTPLVLNPRFAHFESHLARDVFQQVRWSYFEDLKRFFGTDARGYARIPWDNVGVQYGLRALQRKQIGPEQFLRLNASIGSWKSPADMQPERYWLIDGGESELRDFSPWSAHNMNMGRNRDHPAPRFAGGLEAIAAAYRSGQVFLGSIDIPVIDERLYLEAELDMHHTAASFSARARMIAAQGDAGNQAIWVSDKAYDPTPKAFTTIDQWLRAKHARPQLSWAEARPESASDRCFDARGRIMFKGDRVWDGDWNELPTGACMRVYPIYANSRMVAGDGIRGDRFKCALQSVSSALDRGVYKPVDMQPYKAQLEQIFPDGVCDYRQPDQGRPNDVMGGEVVR comes from the coding sequence ATGCTCGGGCAGGTCGGCCCGAGCGAACCCTTGTTCGCCGGACCGAATCAATATCCCTTCATCTGCGACACCGCCAGTTCAGGCTTGGGCCAGCCCCTGGCGGACAATACGGCGGGGACCGGCACACCGGTTGTCTCCGCCGCTGACGCCGCCGGGGACAGGCCGACGGCACGGGCGTTCAGCAAGGATTGCCTTGCGCCCACGAAGGCCTGGTATTTCTACAAACCGGTCGGGGAGAAGCACTTCGCGCGGTGGAACGGGCAGTCGGAGGAGGTCGACACGGTCACCATCAATGGCGCCCGCGTGCCCTTCATCGTCCGTGTCGAGATAGGCACGATCAACCGCTTCATCTACCTCATCGCCGCGATCAAGGGCGCGCGCGAATTCATCGACAGTCCCGCCGCCGATCGTTGGAACCGTCGTTTGATCTACCAGTTTTATGGAGGCGTCGGAATCGGTCATCGACAGGGCAGGGCGAACGTGAAGGCCGTCCTCGACGATCGCCGCGATCAGCTCGCGCAGGGCTACGCGGTCGTCGCATCGACCGGAACCACCAGCCGCAACCACTTCGACATCTGGCTCGCGGAGGACACCGCGCTGCGCGTCAAACGGCAGTTCGTCGCGCTTTACGGCGAGCCCGCTTACACGGTGGGCGTGGGCGCTTCGGGCGGCGCCATCCAGCAATATCTGCTGGCGCAGAACCGCCCCGGCCTCATCGATGCGGCCATCGCCCAATATTCCTATCCGGACATGATCACGCAGACGATTCCAGTGTTCGACTGCGAACTGCTCGAGTATTACTTCGACGTTACCGACAGGGACAACCGCACCTGGCGCAAGGCCGAGAACCGGCGCTGGATAGAAGGTTTCAACGCCAGCAATCGCCATGAAAGCTCCGGCGGGCTGATGCGGATCCAGGTCGCGTCCAGGGTTGCCTTCATGATGCGCGGCGAAACCGTACACGACCGCAAGGGCGAAACCGAGTGCGTGGTCGGCTGGCGGGGCCTGACGCCGCTGGTCCTGAATCCGCGGTTTGCGCATTTCGAGTCGCATCTGGCACGCGACGTTTTCCAGCAGGTGCGCTGGAGCTACTTCGAGGACCTCAAACGTTTCTTCGGCACCGACGCGAGGGGGTACGCACGCATTCCGTGGGACAATGTCGGTGTGCAGTACGGCCTCCGTGCGCTGCAGCGGAAACAGATCGGTCCGGAGCAGTTCCTGCGCCTGAACGCAAGTATCGGCAGCTGGAAGTCACCCGCGGACATGCAGCCCGAACGCTACTGGCTGATCGACGGCGGCGAGAGCGAACTGCGCGACTTTTCACCGTGGAGCGCCCACAACATGAACATGGGTCGAAACCGCGATCACCCGGCGCCGCGCTTTGCCGGGGGCCTCGAAGCGATCGCGGCCGCCTACCGTTCGGGGCAGGTTTTCCTTGGCAGCATCGATATTCCCGTCATCGACGAGCGGCTGTATCTCGAAGCCGAGCTCGACATGCATCACACTGCCGCATCGTTTTCCGCTCGGGCCCGGATGATTGCAGCCCAGGGCGATGCCGGGAACCAGGCGATCTGGGTGAGCGACAAGGCTTACGATCCGACACCCAAGGCCTTCACCACGATCGATCAGTGGCTGCGTGCGAAACACGCGCGTCCCCAGCTTTCGTGGGCGGAAGCGCGCCCGGAGAGCGCCAGTGACCGCTGTTTCGACGCTCGCGGGCGGATCATGTTCAAGGGCGACCGGGTCTGGGACGGCGACTGGAACGAGCTCCCGACGGGCGCGTGCATGCGCGTCTATCCGATCTACGCGAACTCCCGCATGGTCGCCGGGGACGGGATCCGTGGCGACCGCTTCAAGTGCGCACTGCAAAGCGTATCGTCCGCGCTCGACCGTGGCGTCTACAAGCCGGTGGACATGCAGCCGTACAAGGCACAGCTCGAGCAGATTTTTCCCGATGGTGTGTGCGATTACCGCCAACCCGACCAGGGACGTCCAAATGATGTGATGGGCGGCGAGGTGGTGAGATAG
- a CDS encoding M67 family metallopeptidase encodes MASLRLPPPLRDTIIAAAQTGYPDEVCGILLGRQDGEAVTVCAVRAARNVHPERTADRFLIEPQDYLDAEYAAAASGLQVVGVWHSHPDHPPHPSVTDREFAWAGWSYPIVSVKAGVATELRSWRLEGQTFGEEEVLS; translated from the coding sequence ATGGCGAGCTTGCGACTGCCTCCCCCTCTGCGCGACACGATCATCGCCGCCGCGCAGACGGGCTACCCCGATGAGGTGTGCGGAATCCTGCTGGGGCGGCAGGACGGCGAAGCCGTGACTGTGTGCGCGGTCCGTGCCGCCCGCAATGTTCACCCGGAGCGCACCGCGGATCGGTTCCTGATCGAACCGCAGGATTATCTCGATGCCGAGTACGCGGCGGCCGCCAGCGGACTGCAGGTGGTTGGCGTTTGGCATTCCCATCCCGACCACCCGCCCCACCCTTCGGTTACGGACCGGGAATTCGCGTGGGCGGGTTGGTCCTATCCGATCGTCTCGGTCAAGGCCGGCGTGGCCACCGAGTTGCGCTCATGGCGGCTCGAGGGCCAAACGTTCGGCGAAGAGGAGGTGTTGTCATGA
- the moeB gene encoding molybdopterin-synthase adenylyltransferase MoeB, giving the protein MSHVIVRIPTPLRAYTGGADEVEVDAATVGDALQALAHRHEGLLPRVCAGDGSLRPFVNIYLGSDNVRDLGGLAAPLPHDGAVLAIVPAVAGGAGGARERRIAELRASIPEIDPREAFALQAQGAALIDVREADEIAQGSPRDALRIGRGFLELRVEEAIPDTERTLLVLCGGGVRSLFAAEGLQRLGYRKVASVAGGFSRWKAEGLPFETPRGLDSHARERYARHLAMPEVGEAGQRRLLDSRVLLVGAGGLGSPAALYLAAAGVGTLGIVDHDIVDRSNLQRQILHNDERIGQPKVDSARRTLQGLNPAVKVATYLERLSASNVERILEGYDVVVDGSDNFPTRYLVNDASVRLQIPCVHGSVYRFEGQVTVFWPHYPARRGPCYRCLYPEPPPAEFAPSCADAGVLGVLPGVVGLLEAVETIKLLLDLGDPLVGRLLHYDALRARFDEYRLSARPDCELCAEGRAFPGYVDYEAFCATAV; this is encoded by the coding sequence ATGAGCCATGTCATCGTTCGCATTCCGACTCCCTTGCGCGCTTACACCGGTGGCGCAGACGAAGTCGAGGTCGACGCCGCCACGGTCGGCGACGCGCTGCAGGCTCTGGCCCATCGTCACGAAGGACTGCTGCCGCGCGTGTGCGCGGGGGACGGATCACTGCGCCCCTTCGTGAACATCTACCTCGGATCGGACAATGTACGAGACTTGGGTGGACTCGCTGCCCCCCTGCCCCATGACGGCGCAGTGCTCGCGATCGTTCCGGCGGTAGCCGGTGGGGCCGGCGGCGCACGCGAGCGGCGGATCGCGGAACTGAGGGCGAGCATACCGGAGATCGATCCGCGCGAAGCTTTCGCCCTGCAAGCGCAAGGGGCGGCGCTGATCGACGTGCGCGAGGCGGACGAGATCGCGCAGGGCAGCCCCCGCGACGCTTTGCGCATCGGCCGCGGATTTCTCGAGCTGCGCGTGGAGGAAGCCATCCCCGATACCGAGCGGACGCTGCTCGTGCTGTGCGGCGGTGGTGTGCGCTCCCTGTTCGCCGCCGAAGGCCTGCAGCGGCTCGGTTATCGCAAGGTCGCGTCGGTGGCGGGCGGTTTCTCCCGCTGGAAGGCCGAAGGCCTGCCCTTCGAGACCCCGCGCGGCCTCGATTCGCACGCACGCGAGCGCTATGCGCGGCATCTGGCGATGCCGGAGGTCGGGGAAGCCGGGCAGCGACGGCTGCTGGACAGCCGCGTGCTGCTGGTCGGCGCCGGAGGCCTCGGGTCTCCGGCGGCCCTGTACCTCGCCGCGGCCGGCGTCGGCACCCTCGGCATCGTCGATCACGACATCGTCGATCGCTCCAACCTGCAGCGGCAGATCCTCCACAACGACGAGCGCATCGGCCAGCCCAAGGTCGACTCCGCGCGCCGCACGCTGCAAGGCCTCAATCCCGCGGTGAAGGTCGCGACCTACCTCGAGCGCCTGAGTGCGTCCAACGTCGAGCGCATTCTCGAAGGTTACGACGTGGTGGTCGACGGCTCGGACAACTTCCCTACCCGCTACCTCGTCAACGACGCCAGCGTGCGCCTGCAGATTCCGTGCGTGCATGGCTCGGTGTACCGCTTCGAGGGCCAGGTGACGGTATTCTGGCCGCATTACCCGGCCCGCCGCGGCCCGTGCTATCGCTGTCTCTATCCGGAACCGCCGCCCGCCGAGTTCGCGCCCTCGTGCGCCGACGCGGGCGTGCTGGGCGTGCTGCCCGGGGTCGTGGGGCTGCTCGAAGCGGTCGAGACGATCAAGCTGCTGCTGGATCTGGGCGACCCGCTGGTCGGGCGGCTGCTGCATTACGACGCCTTGCGCGCCCGATTCGACGAGTATCGGCTATCCGCAAGGCCGGATTGCGAGCTGTGCGCCGAAGGGCGTGCATTCCCCGGCTACGTCGACTACGAAGCGTTCTGCGCGACGGCGGTTTAA